From the Limanda limanda chromosome 2, fLimLim1.1, whole genome shotgun sequence genome, one window contains:
- the LOC133019118 gene encoding uncharacterized protein LOC133019118, which yields MLLRVLFDGEQKYVRLSDLTFDSFMKEVCLKFNIPEGMQPDLKVFDKSDTEVDGEVFEEIVNESPGTFKVMLSKEELDASLSSTSSSCSAASDDTIILNVTMCDPPEEAAAVEGSQPKKPCHINCGAKALIEKILTTKPGGEKIMQEYAKIKSLKDGTRRQMINILTAEMTQTHGTSPPKSVKVLYAQGIVALFPYLEDPYSQHGYEHYYDPESGSGYLAWRLKTIQRKSAEERGVSVSKSPKIGGPSRVQPRPFTADKVLSDEDVEAAIAVLRHSADEDTIRDKMKATFIYRQSMVSNEKRAGDVFSVFPRFLDTPGLIEQDFRLLFGEATANKFLEKWATNLKTKVKTESHGLVPTREVLDLTRNAESTAEIENGWDSDMSAILLLLHLLPPSAQGRKRPGKVSACQAVEHLIRFIKAGTSVQQHLDNISQSSQPYLLAQGPARSSIHTFFIVIDDLFFQPLCLFIASVQQQKEESQPNVELLPRDSKDMN from the exons ATGCTGCTGCGTGTATTGTTTGATGGGGAGCAGAAGTATGTTAGGCTGTCTGACCTAACATTCGACTCTTTCATGAAAGAAG TGTGCCTAAAATTTAACATACCGGAAGGCATGCAACCAGACTTGAAGGTGTTTGACAAATCCGACACAGAAGTTGATGGAGAAGTCTTTGAAGAAATAGTGAATGAGTCACCTGGAACCTTCAAAGTCATGTTGAGCAAAGAAGAACTAG ATGCCTCTctatcatcaacatcatcatcatgctCAGCAGCATCTGACGATACTATCATTCTGAACGTCACAATGTGTGACCCTCctgaagaagcagctgctgtCGAAGGAAGTCAGCCTAAAAAGCCATGCCACATTAACTGTGGGGCGAAAGCG TTGATTGAAAAAATCCTAACAACAAAGCCTGGTGGTGAAAAAATCATGCAAGAgtatgcaaaaataaaatcactgaaaGATGGCACCAGAAGACAGATGATTAACATTCTCACTGCTgagatgacacaaacacatgg GACATCCCCCCCCAAAAGTGTCAAAGTGTTGTATGCGCAGGGGATAGTTGCTCTATTTCCATATCTGGAGGACCCATATTCACAGCATGGATAT GAACATTACTACGACCCAGAGAGTGGGTCCGGATACCTTGCATGGCGGTTGAAAACCATCCAACGAAAAAGTGCAGAGGAAAgaggtgtgtctgtgagcaaaTCTCCCAAAA TTGGTGGGCCAAGCCGTGTTCAACCCAGACCCTTCACTGCTGATAAAGTGTTATCTGATGAGGATGTGGAAGCAGCTATTGCCGTTTTGAGACACTCTGCTGATGAAGACACCATCCGTGACAAGATGAAAGCTACCTTCATTTATCGTCAGTCAATGGTCAGCAATGAGAAGAGAGCAGGGGATGTGTTCTCAGTCTTCCCGAGATTTCTAGACACACCTGGACTG ATAGAACAAGATTTCAGACTGCTGTTTGGGGAGGCCACAGCCAACAAATTCCTGGAAAAGTGGGCCACTaatctgaaaacaaaagtgaaaacagaaagcCATGGACTGGTACCGACCAGAGAGGTCTTGGATTTAACGCGCAATGCTGAGTCAACTGCTGAAATTGAGAATG GCTGGGACAGTGACATGTCTGCTATAttgctgctcctccatctcctacCACCATCTGCACAGGGAAGGAAGAGGCCGGGGAAGGTGTCGGCATGTCAGGCTGTGGAACACCTCATCAGATTCATAAAA GCTGGAACCAGTGTACAGCAGCACCTGGATAACATCAGCCAAAGCAGCCAGCCCTACCTCCTCGCTCAGGGTCCTGCAAGAAGCAGCATTCACACCTTCTTTATTGTGATTGACGA